One segment of Streptomyces sp. YIM 121038 DNA contains the following:
- a CDS encoding carboxymuconolactone decarboxylase family protein — MEPRLNFLTNPVSGNALKHLSAAGRALTQSALPAATRELVALRASQINGCGFCADIHTKEAAHAGETPTRLNLLATWRDASVYTEAERAALELAEQGTRIADAAGGVTDEAWANAAKHYDEDQLAALVAEIALINAFNRLNVITANPGGDYQVGQFG, encoded by the coding sequence GGAACCCCGTCTCAACTTCCTCACCAACCCGGTCTCGGGCAACGCCCTCAAGCACCTCTCCGCGGCGGGCAGGGCACTCACGCAGTCCGCGCTGCCCGCCGCGACCCGGGAGTTGGTGGCGCTGCGCGCCAGCCAGATCAACGGCTGCGGCTTCTGCGCCGACATCCACACCAAGGAGGCCGCGCATGCCGGGGAGACCCCCACGCGCCTCAACCTGCTCGCGACCTGGCGGGATGCCTCGGTGTACACCGAGGCCGAGCGCGCCGCCCTGGAACTCGCGGAGCAGGGCACCCGCATCGCCGACGCCGCGGGCGGGGTCACCGACGAGGCCTGGGCCAACGCGGCCAAGCACTACGACGAGGACCAACTGGCCGCGCTGGTGGCGGAGATAGCCCTCATCAACGCCTTCAACCGCCTGAACGTCATCACCGCGAACCCCGGGGGCGACTACCAGGTCGGCCAGTTCGGCTGA